A genomic region of Helicoverpa zea isolate HzStark_Cry1AcR chromosome 8, ilHelZeax1.1, whole genome shotgun sequence contains the following coding sequences:
- the LOC124632825 gene encoding transmembrane protein 184C: MCSSTILSFLKQWRLWIRPFLIALYVVLIIVLVPILIAHSINNGFKKSDQGALVGGGFVLLAVPISIWQITQHVVHYTKPILQKHIIRILWMVPIYALNAWIGLEFPEQSIYVDSLRECYEAYVIYNFMKYLLNYLNEDHDLEALLETKPQVYHIFPLCCLTPWEMGSEFVHNCKHGILQYTVVRPITTVISMICELCGVYGESDFSPKVAFPYMIAINNLSQFVAMYCLVLFYRANKTELKPMKPIGKFLCIKAVVFFSFFQGVIINILVYCGVISTIFDISDSDKIKIMSSKLQDFLICIEMFLAAIAHHYSFSYKPYVSPQNPSPSCLGSFLAMWDVSDVKRDISEHLGVVGSSFSRRLRGKSMYHMARGYDESTRLMSEQPIPSSSAPNLSVDMEPPPVEVRPSAYGSIDNTVTAVSMNSETEPLLDLDNKTKDDPKV; this comes from the exons ATGTGTTCTTCcacaattttatcatttttaaaacaatggagGCTTTGGATCAGGCCTTTCTTGATCGCACTTTATGTtgtattaattattgtattagTACCAATACTCATAGCCCATTCAATAAACAATGGCTTTAAAAAGTCCGATCAAGGGGCTTTGGTAGGTGGAGGATTCGTTCTTCTCGCCGTGCCTATCTCCATATGGCAAATAACACAACATGTTGTTCATTATACAAAGCCAAtactacaaaaacatattataag aatTTTGTGGATGGTACCAATATATGCTTTAAATGCCTGGATAGGCTTGGAGTTTCCAGAACAATCAATTTATGTTGATTCTCTAAGAGAATGCTATGAAGCTTATGTAATTTACAACTTTATGAAGTATTTGTTGAACTATCTTAATGAAGATCATGATTTGGAGGCACTACTGGAAACAAAGCCACAGGTTTATCATATATTCCCATTATGTTGCCTCACTCCTTGGGAAATGGGAAG TGAATTTGTTCATAACTGCAAACATGGAATTCTACAATATACAGTAGTCAGGCCCATCACAACAGTTATATCAATGATATGTGAACTCTGCGGCGTTTATGGCGAAAGTGACTTTAGCCCTAAAGTTGCCTTCCCATACATGATCGCCATCAATAACTTGTCACAATTTGTTGCGATGTACTGCCTTGTCTTGTTCTATAGAGCAAACAAAACTGAATTGAAACCTATGAAACCTATTGGCAAATTTTTGTGCATAAAAGCTGTGGTCTTCTTTTCattttt CCAAGGAGTAATAATTAACATACTTGTCTACTGTGGCGTGATATCAACTATATTTGATATATCAGAttctgataaaataaagataatgtCTTCAAAGTTGCAG gaCTTTTTGATATGCATAGAAATGTTCTTAGCAGCCATAGCCCACCACTACAGCTTCTCCTATAAGCCTTATGTGTCTCCACAAAACCCCTCACCGTCGTGCCTCGGATCTTTCCTCGCAATGTGGGATGTGTCTGATGTCAAGAGAGATATATCGGAGCACCTTGGAGTTGTTG GGAGCTCCTTTAGTCGAAGACTTAGAGGTAAATCGATGTACCACATGGCGCGTGGATATGACGAAAGTACAAGATTGATGAGCGAGCAACCGATCCCGTCTAGTTCAGCGCCGAATCTTTCTGTAGACATGGAACCTCCACCTGTGGAAGTTCGGCCGTCTGCGTACGGGTCTATAGATAACACGGTCACGGCCGTGTCGATGAACTCTGAAACCGAACCTTTACTCGACCTCGATAATAAAACTAAAGACGACCCTAAAGTATAA
- the LOC124632823 gene encoding putative neutral sphingomyelinase has protein sequence MEFTLNVFTLNCWGIPVVSKNRHERFEAIAKYLQESSHNIVCLQEVWSEKDYLYLKDSLKINFPYSHYFYSGVLGSGLCVFSKWLIQDVFFHQWPLNGYIHKIHHGDWFGGKGIGLCRIKYGNRLINVYCTHLHAEYHVDDIYLAHRVLQSYTTAGFVNLTTAPADISILAGDLNAAPGDLSFKIITQLPPLVDPYDKYPLLKDPANPNTMGTSETANNSYTDPKTAKIAPEGKRIDHILYKLNPAWEAEVIHFGHPLPDKVPGKDFSYSDHNAVSVQLHVKPADKSLQKENSTDDCFDETATQAIKVCEEAMANISKATTLYLTCGGLILMFLIGTVGYWPNNVIYDILKLFITGIGFYYLIMGSLWNKMEMNSLKAGLSALENFCRTRIESKAQTEK, from the exons ATGGAATTTACTTTGAACGTCTTTACTCTTAATTGTTG GGGAATACCAgtggtgtcaaaaaatcgacaTGAACGTTTTGAAGCAATAGCTAAATATTTACAGGAGAGCTCTCATAATATAGTATGTTTGCAAGAAGTTTGGAGTGAAAAagattatttgtatttgaaagATAGCTTAAAAATCAATTTTCCGTATTCACACTACTTTTACAG TGGTGTACTTGGGTCAGGTTTGTGTGTATTCTCGAAATGGTTGATCCAAGATGTCTTCTTTCACCAGTGGCCCTTGAACGGCTACATTCATAAGATACACCATGGAGACTGGTTTGGAGGTAAAGGCATTGGTCTTTGCCGTATAAAGTATGGTAACAGACTAATTAATGTGTACTGCACACAT cTCCATGCAGAATATCATGTGGATGATATATATTTGGCACACAGAGTGTTACAATCCTACACAACGGCTGGATTTGTTAACTTGACAACTGCACCTGCGGACATATCTATACTTGCAGGAGACCTAAATGCAGCACCTGGAGATTTATCCTTCAA GATTATTACCCAGCTTCCACCACTTGTGGATCCTTACGACAAGTATCCATTATTGAAGGACCCGGCAAACCCAAATACTATGGGAACCAGTGAAACTGCAAATAATAGCTACACAGATCCTAAGACAGCCAAGATCGCTCCTGAAGGAAAACGGATTGATCATATTTTGTACAAACTAAATCCTGCTTGGGAG gctGAAGTCATCCATTTCGGCCATCCATTACCAGACAAAGTGCCTGGCAAAGATTTTTCATATTCGGATCACAATGCAGTTTCTGTACAGTTGCATGTAAAACCGGCCGACAAATCATTGCAGAAAGAAAACAGTACTGACGACTGTTTCGATGAGACTGCAACACAAGCCATTAAAGTTTGTGAAGAGGCAATGGCCAACATATCAAAAGCTACAACTCTGTATTTAACTTGTGGTGGACTAATACTGATGTTCCTAATTGGCACTGTTGGTTATTGGCCAAACAATGTTATTTACGacattctaaaattatttatcactGGCATTGGCTTCTACTACCTCATCATGGGATCTCTATGGAATAAAATGGAAATGAACAGCCTCAAGGCTGGACTGAGCGCTTTAGAAAATTTCTGCAGGACAAGGATTGAATCAAAAGCACAGACTGAAAAATAA
- the LOC124632824 gene encoding gastrula zinc finger protein XlCGF57.1-like isoform X1, whose translation MEEPQQKKLYYCSYEGCASYFDRPYRLAQHFLAHNNIRPFPCKAPNCNKAYTSKSHLDRHISSVHLPHENDVVYSCPQCLKSFANRQNLKRHMNTVHLVEFICDICKLAFKKKNQLSAHMYEHTGLKAFKCDLCSDTFISLYLKKRHMRYHKTYTCEECNVVFNHWSKYQKHKKTEHVSSYSSTPRHLKSFKSLIESNVTVIQPRFSLWAPGGAELRLMQSPSAEDDAEVFICNVCKKTFKEKGHMVKHLKTHGQKRITKTFPCPYDDCSRFYSRKSNLKQHILVKHMKILHECMICHAQLSTKAKLNYHIQLHYREGGIPIAKPKTEKNKERKPRKDEGSFKFSTALKLSGLNDVPEETDSAAESTESPINLYSEA comes from the exons ATGGAAGAACCACAACAAAAGAAACTGTATTATTGTTCATATGAAGGCTGCGCGTCTTATTTCGATAGGCCTTATAGACTGGCACAACATTTTCTAGCTCACAATAACATT AGACCTTTCCCGTGTAAAGCACCTAATTGCAACAAAGCATATACAAGTAAAAGTCATTTGGATCGACACATATCTTCGGTACATTTGCCCCATGAAAATGATGTTGTTTACAG cTGTCCACAATGTTTGAAATCATTTGCAAATCGACAGAATCTCAAAAGGCATATGAACACAGTACACTTGGTGGAGTTTATTTGCGATATTTGCAAATTGGCCTTCAAGAAGAAAAATCAATTGAGTGCTCACATGTATGAACACACAGGCCTGAAAGCTTTCaa GTGTGATCTATGCTCGGATACATTTATAAGTTTGTACTTGAAGAAGAGACACATGAGATACCATAAAACATACACTTGTGAAGAATGCAATGTAGTTTTTAATCATTGGTCAAAGTACCAGAAACATAAGAAAACTGAACATGTTTCAAGTT ACTCTTCAACTCCTCGACATCTAAAGTCATTTAAATCGTTAATTGAGAGCAATGTCACTGTTATCCAACCAAGGTTTAGTTTATGGGCCCCAGGTGGAGCCGAATTGCGGTTAATGCAGTCACCTTCGGCCGAAGACGACGCCGAAG tgtttatCTGTAATGTATGCAAAAAGACCTTTAAGGAAAAAGGTCATATGGTGAAGCACCTCAAAACACATGGACAAAAGAGAATTACTAAAACATTCCCATGCCCTTATGATGATTGTTCTAG ATTTTATTCAAGAAAAagcaatttaaaacaacatataTTAGTAAAACACATGAAGATCCTCCATGAATGCATGATATGCCATGCACAGTTATCGACAAAg GCAAAATTGAATTATCACATCCAATTACACTACAGAGAAGGTGGAATACCAATAGCAAAACCTAAAACTGAGAAAAACAAAGAGAGGAAACCACGAAAAGATGAAGGAAGTTTCAAATTTTCAACAGCTCTGAAACTATCTGGCTTAAACGATGTTCCTGAGGAAACAGACTCGGCCGCAGAGTCTACGGAATCACCCATCAATTT GTATTCAGAGGCTTAG
- the LOC124632824 gene encoding oocyte zinc finger protein XlCOF26-like isoform X2 yields the protein MEEPQQKKLYYCSYEGCASYFDRPYRLAQHFLAHNNIRPFPCKAPNCNKAYTSKSHLDRHISSVHLPHENDVVYSCPQCLKSFANRQNLKRHMNTVHLVEFICDICKLAFKKKNQLSAHMYEHTGLKAFKCDLCSDTFISLYLKKRHMRYHKTYTCEECNVVFNHWSKYQKHKKTEHVSSLFICNVCKKTFKEKGHMVKHLKTHGQKRITKTFPCPYDDCSRFYSRKSNLKQHILVKHMKILHECMICHAQLSTKAKLNYHIQLHYREGGIPIAKPKTEKNKERKPRKDEGSFKFSTALKLSGLNDVPEETDSAAESTESPINLSVKSEHIEVEVDVLI from the exons ATGGAAGAACCACAACAAAAGAAACTGTATTATTGTTCATATGAAGGCTGCGCGTCTTATTTCGATAGGCCTTATAGACTGGCACAACATTTTCTAGCTCACAATAACATT AGACCTTTCCCGTGTAAAGCACCTAATTGCAACAAAGCATATACAAGTAAAAGTCATTTGGATCGACACATATCTTCGGTACATTTGCCCCATGAAAATGATGTTGTTTACAG cTGTCCACAATGTTTGAAATCATTTGCAAATCGACAGAATCTCAAAAGGCATATGAACACAGTACACTTGGTGGAGTTTATTTGCGATATTTGCAAATTGGCCTTCAAGAAGAAAAATCAATTGAGTGCTCACATGTATGAACACACAGGCCTGAAAGCTTTCaa GTGTGATCTATGCTCGGATACATTTATAAGTTTGTACTTGAAGAAGAGACACATGAGATACCATAAAACATACACTTGTGAAGAATGCAATGTAGTTTTTAATCATTGGTCAAAGTACCAGAAACATAAGAAAACTGAACATGTTTCAAGTT tgtttatCTGTAATGTATGCAAAAAGACCTTTAAGGAAAAAGGTCATATGGTGAAGCACCTCAAAACACATGGACAAAAGAGAATTACTAAAACATTCCCATGCCCTTATGATGATTGTTCTAG ATTTTATTCAAGAAAAagcaatttaaaacaacatataTTAGTAAAACACATGAAGATCCTCCATGAATGCATGATATGCCATGCACAGTTATCGACAAAg GCAAAATTGAATTATCACATCCAATTACACTACAGAGAAGGTGGAATACCAATAGCAAAACCTAAAACTGAGAAAAACAAAGAGAGGAAACCACGAAAAGATGAAGGAAGTTTCAAATTTTCAACAGCTCTGAAACTATCTGGCTTAAACGATGTTCCTGAGGAAACAGACTCGGCCGCAGAGTCTACGGAATCACCCATCAATTTGTCAGTAAAATCTGAACACATTGAAGTAGAAGTTGATGTCCTTATTTAA
- the LOC124632826 gene encoding protein ILRUN, which produces MDIDGSSVTGEIDQNLLLQFSCMNTTDRDELVNQMQRLLGPSMNYNTASFFLDMSNWNLQTAICCYLDYTLPPKLPSMSLKAAQNQEAAVGPGACFEQSWSIANTGAEGWPGCCRLIQAGGEPLGATPVYVPPLPAGHSTTVTLKLVAPTTPGTHRGYFHLVTEKGDQIGDTLWVEVTVESEMTMALVEQLAALPVPSSNGQFQPPQDDQMC; this is translated from the exons ATGGATATTGACGGTTCTTCGGTAACTGGAGAGATTGACcaaaatttattattacaattcaGTTGTATGAACACAACAGACAGAGATGAACTTGTTAATCAAATGCAGAGACTCTTGGGTCCTAGTATGAACTATAATACAGCAAGCTTTTTCTTGGATATGAGCAATTG GAATTTACAAACAGCAATATGTTGTTACCTAGATTATACTTTACCACCAAAGCTACCTTCTATGTCTCTGAAAGCTGCTCAAAACCAGGAGGCTGCAGTGGGGCCAGGTGCTTG CTTTGAACAAAGTTGGAGTATTGCCAACACAGGAGCTGAAGGTTGGCCGGGCTGCTGTAGATTGATACAAGCGGGTGGTGAGCCTCTCGGTGCCACTCCTGTCTATGTTCCCCCATTACCTGCAGGACATTCCACTACAGTTACATTAAAGTTGGTAGCTCCCACTACGCCAGGCACTCACAGAGGGTACTTTCATTTGGTGACTGAAAAGGGTGACCAAATAGGGG ATACATTATGGGTGGAAGTCACTGTTGAGTCAGAGATGACAATGGCTCTTGTTGAACAACTTGCCGCCTTACCCGTCCCAAGTAGTAATGGTCAG TTTCAGCCACCACAAGATGACCAGATGTGTTGA